Proteins from one Aspergillus nidulans FGSC A4 chromosome VIII genomic window:
- a CDS encoding putative 6-hexanolactone hydrolase (transcript_id=CADANIAT00002008), which yields MASSLSDAPLSFWEKADLFAGNLSVLGTVLYSVITGVFRGKSGAKTFNHHIAHAAVRKAITRLSVRQLQSQNATTIQAYETYMKQKNLTLEIVTLNHGAHGLWVGNKNARNVVVYYHASQKGGGFVLPAVPGHFIFLGEILTELNKNGHDVAIFFLSFTLSPPGAYPTQLRQSVEALRYILAEGKGGRDPLNVLIGGDSAGGNLALSVLLHLTHPHPDIDPLPLKDGAELAGVFGFAPWVSFDLSGRSMATNQYKDIISSQGLKVWSREYLGKRQEGDAWSEPAKAPTEWWVGAKAKRVLILAGGDEILLSAVEEFVNRFKTVVPQTTYVVGYEDTHVSPVYSGTGLGGPQARGLRNWLGANL from the exons ATGGCATCCTCTCTCTCAGACGcgcctctttccttctgGGAGAAGGCCGACCTCTTCGCAGGCAATCTGTCCGTGCTTGGGACCGTTCTGTATAGCGTCATCACAGGCGTGTTCCGAGGTAAAAGCGGAGCGAAGACCTTTAACCACCATATCGCTCACGCCGCAGTTCGCAAGGCCATCACGCGGTTGTCTGTGCGGCAGCTTCA ATCCCAAAATGCAACTACCATCCAAGCGTATGAAACATacatgaagcagaagaatctCACCCTAGAGATTGTGACACTCAATCACGGCGCCCACGGCCTCTGGGTTGGGAATAAGAATGCCAGAAACGTTGTTGTTTATTACCACG CGAGCCAAAAAGGTGGCGGCTTCGTCCTCCCTGCCGTCCCGGGACACTTCATTTTCCTTGGTGAGATCCTCACGGAGCTCAACAAAAACGGCCACGACgtcgccatcttcttcctctcatTTACCCTCTCCCCACCCGGCGCGTACCCAACGCAACTGCGCCAATCCGTCGAAGCCCTCCGGTACATCCTCGCCGAGGGCAAAGGCGGACGAGATCCATTGAATGTCCTCATCGGTGGGGACTCTGCGGGAGGGAACCTAGCTCTCTCTGTGCTTTTGCACCTCACGCATCCCCACCCAGATATTGACCCATTGCCACTGAAAGATGGCGCCGAGCTTGCCGGggtctttggctttgcgCCCTGGGTATCGTTTGATCTAAGTGGGAGGTCTATGGCCACAAATCAATACAAGGATATCATTTCGTCGCAGGGCCTGAAGGTCTGGTCGAGGGAGTATCTAGGGAAGAGGCAGGAGGGTGATGCGTGGAGTGAGCCAGCGAAGGCGCCCACTGAGTGGTGGGTTGGtgcaaaggcgaagagggtgtTGATCCTTGCTGGTGGCGACGAGATTTTGTTGTCAGCAGTCGAAGAGTTTGTGAATAGGTTTAAA ACCGTCGTTCCGCAGACCACTTATGTGGTCGGATATGAGGATACCCATGTATCTCCTGTTTACAGTGGAACAGGGTTGGGAGGTCCACAGGCTCGTGGGTTAAGGAACTGGCTTGGCGCTAATCTTTGA
- a CDS encoding protein plcA (transcript_id=CADANIAT00002010), which translates to MTYAATSSTSAVHGDPQASLKLAASRPRPKLHHIFTSSAIPAALAPTYASSYTTTPTSLPPSCTPSNDSSPLGTPFLSAVDSLRDRVTPLPPTSAPSLELGDSIMAVPATISASYPGDTVIPNSIKGTGLMRRISRGAANKLTRRRTSNSHNDKRDRSSGPVIMRRRSDSKTGTQTGRDSALDSSYEEDSNDALDALGGWAGSEASSVPNDNTPTVPRNPAVVAPTVDSAIQRGTILTKVTKKRRKQVRFLLNLDAGKVYWDPSNPAKRFYIDDVKEIRVGADARNYREEHQVSQDAENRWFTIVIADAERSKGRPVKTIHLIAPNERLLKLWTTTLEYISRYRVGLMAGLAASNQNESVLKAHWQREMTRLFPNGMKAGDTETLDFAAVESVCQSLHINCSQNMLRAHFLKADTGKHGKLNFDEFKDFVTRLRERRDVREIFRSHADDHREGLTLEEFLIFLRDVQKEDIDSDRAYWISVFDKLVRKSKSRTQSPTGTSSEDQSSRMSLDAFSSFLASARNGVYASRSPQSRFDRPLNEYFISSSHNTYLLGRQVAGSSSTEAYISALTQGCRCIEIDCWDGADGRPIVSHGRTMTTSVLFADCITVINRYAFFSSEFPLVISLEVHCNPEQQIAMVKIMKETFGEKLILEPLSNSFVLPSPEELKRRILIKVKTCDETENIRQDPITSFHGRKRSSSSPFIRPSMSDGPTLPNLPSLSSPPTIGADCPGPFLVPERRSLTTTSISSATEDSDGGLVSVRKERRRRQKSKITKPLSDLGVYTRGYKWHSFASAESQAFNHVYSFAERSFESICREPSNKALFEKHNSKYLTRVYPSGFRLRSSNFDPLKFWRRGVQMAALNWQTYDIGMQMNQAMFAAGSDRTGYVLKPESLRVVSSEKDTRITERKLVRFSVDVISAQQLPRPQNMSSDGNINPYVEIEMFSADDRGQSFAFGEGGMNASARNGMSGIGFPHRRRTKIEQRNGYSPNFNESFRLSLETKYPDLVFVRWTVWSSLDGRSTGTNGSVQLATFTAKLTSLSQGYRYLPLYDGSGDQYIFSTLFCKISKEEPISVRRLNADELRAERLGILRQIGQTVFKRTSSTEREKQDQSDKGTETPICLEGKEISPALTPTISTTSTAS; encoded by the coding sequence ATGACTTATGCAGCTACctcatcaacctcggccgTTCATGGCGACCCTCAAGCAAGTTTAAAGCTTGCTGCTTCACGCCCCAGGCCTAAGCTACATCATATTTTTACTTCATCAGCAATACCTGCTGCTCTGGCACCTACCTACGCGTCTTCATACACAACAACTCCAACATCTCTACCTCCCTCTTGCACTCCGTCAAATGATTCAAGCCCTTTGGGCACCCCTTTCCTCTCAGCAGTCGACTCCCTTCGGGATCGAGTTACACCACTTCCTCCCACCTCTGCGCCTTCTCTAGAGCTTGGGGATAGCATCATGGCTGTCCCCGCAACCATCAGTGCTTCCTACCCGGGAGATACGGTTATCCCAAACTCTATCAAGGGTACGGGCTTGATGCGCCGAATCTCTAGAGGCGCTGCGAATAAGCTCACTAGACGAAGAACTTCGAATTCCCACAACGACAAACGTGACCGCAGCTCCGGCCCTGTCATTATGCGCCGCCGCAGTGATAGTAAAACTGGGACGCAAACTGGCCGCGACAGTGCCCTTGATTCCAGCTatgaagaagacagcaaCGATGCTCTCGATGCGTTAGGTGGATGGGCCGGTTCAGAGGCGTCTAGTGTTCCAAACGACAATACTCCGACTGTTCCCCGCAACCCGGCTGTCGTTGCACCTACGGTAGATTCGGCTATTCAGCGCGGAACTATTCTCACCAAAGTTacgaaaaaaagaagaaagcaagtACGCTTTCTACTCAATCTAGACGCAGGCAAAGTCTACTGGGATCCCTCGAATCCAGCCAAGCGGTTCTATATCGACGATGTCAAAGAGATTCGGGTTGGTGCAGATGCACGCAATTACCGAGAAGAGCATCAAGTTTCCCAAGATGCGGAGAATCGATGGTTTACAATTGTGATCGCGGATGCCGAGCGATCCAAAGGCCGACCAGTCAAGACGATACACCTTATTGCCCCAAACGAACGTCTGCTGAAACTTTGGACGACGACTTTGGAGTATATTTCGCGGTACCGGGTGGGGCTTATGGCTGGTCTGGCAGCCTCAAACCAAAATGAATCGGTTCTAAAAGCTCACTGGCAGCGCGAAATGACGAGGCTTTTTCCAAATGGAATGAAAGCAGGAGACACAGAGACGCTCGATTTCGCAGCCGTTGAAAGCGTTTGTCAAAGTCTGCACATTAACTGTTCCCAGAATATGTTACGCGCTCATTTCTTGAAGGCTGATACTGGCAAGCACGGGAAGCTCAATTTCGATGAATTCAAAGACTTCGTCACACGTCTAAGAGAGCGAAGGGATGTCCGAGAGATCTTCAGGAGCCACGCCGACGATCATCGTGAGGGCTTGACATTGGAGGAGTTTCTAATCTTCCTTCGCGACGTACAGAAGGAGGATATAGATTCTGACCGCGCGTATTGGATATCTGTCTTTGATAAACTTGTCAGAAAGTCGAAATCGCGCACACAAAGCCCTACTGGTACGAGCTCTGAGGACCAGTCTTCTCGCATGAGTCTCGATGCTTTCTCCTCGTTTCTTGCCTCTGCCCGCAATGGGGTGTATGCCTCTCGCTCGCCTCAGTCCAGATTTGACCGGCCGTTGAACGAATATTTTATCTCAAGCTCCCACAACACCTATCTTCTTGGCCGACAAGTCGCAGGGTCTTCTAGCACCGAAGCGTATATAAGCGCTTTAACGCAGGGATGCCGCTGTATAGAGATAGATTGCTGGGATGGTGCAGATGGTCGGCCCATTGTGTCTCATGGAAGGACCATGACCACTAGTGTCTTGTTTGCCGATTGTATCACCGTTATCAACCGCTACGCCTTCTTTTCTAGCGAGTTTCCACTCGTCATATCCCTTGAAGTGCACTGCAACCCTGAACAGCAAATTGCTATGGTGAAAATCATGAAGGAGACCTTCGGAGAAAAGCTGATCTTAGAGCCGCTTTCTAACTCATTCGTTCTCCCCTCGCCAGAAGAGCTCAAGCGTCGTATTCTCATCAAGGTCAAGACGTGTGATGAGACGGAAAATATACGACAAGACCCAATAACTTCATTTCATGGTCGGAAGCGAAGCTCAAGTTCTCCTTTCATTCGCCCTTCGATGTCCGATGGACCTACATTACCTAACCTTCCGTCGCTTTCAAGTCCACCCACAATAGGTGCAGATTGCCCGGGTCCATTCTTGGTACCCGAGAGGAGGTCATTGACTAccaccagcatcagcagcgccACTGAGGACAGTGACGGTGGTCTTGTCTCCgtcaggaaagagagaagaaggcggcaaAAGAGCAAAATCACTAAGCCATTGTCCGACTTGGGAGTGTACACACGCGGCTACAAATGGCATAGCTTTGCCTCTGCGGAGAGCCAAGCATTCAACCACGTTTACTCCTTTGCCGAGCGGTCTTTTGAAAGTATTTGTCGGGAGCCCAGCAACAAGGCCCTTTTCGAGAAGCATAATTCAAAATATCTGACGCGGGTATATCCCTCCGGTTTTCGGCTACGATCGTCTAACTTCGACCCCCTTAAATTCTGGCGACGTGGTGTCCAGATGGCTGCGCTCAACTGGCAGACTTATGACATTGGTATGCAGATGAATCAGGCCATGTttgctgcaggaagcgaCCGTACTGGATATGTGCTCAAGCCAGAGTCTCTCCGTGTTGTCTCATCAGAGAAAGACACGAGAATCACGGAAAGGAAACTTGTCCGGTTCTCCGTCGATGTCATTTCCGCTCAGCAACTCCCCCGACCACAAAATATGTCTTCGGACGGGAACATCAATCCATATGTCGAAATTGAGATGTTTAGTGCGGACGATCGTGGTCAAAGCTTTGCATTCGGCGAAGGTGGCATGAACGCTTCTGCCCGAAACGGCATGTCAGGCATCGGCTTTCCGCATCGCCGGCGCACCAAGATTGAGCAACGGAACGGGTACAGCCCAAACTTCAACGAAAGTTTTCGTCTGTCACTGGAGACAAAATACCCGGATTTGGTGTTTGTTCGCTGGACTGTCTGGAGCTCACTTGATGGCCGAAGCACGGGAACCAACGGCAGTGTTCAACTGGCCACGTTCACCGCTAAGCTCACCAGCCTCTCCCAAGGGTACCGGTATCTTCCTCTGTATGATGGAAGCGGTGATCAATATATCTTTTCAACCCTGTTCTGCAAGATTTCGAAAGAGGAACCCATTTCTGTTCGCCGACTGAATGCCGACGAACTCAGAGCCGAGCGGTTGGGTATACTTCGTCAAATCGGCCAAACGGTCTTCAAGCGCACCTCGTCAACCGAACGGGAGAAGCAAGATCAATCAGACAAGGGAACTGAGACGCCAATATGTCTAGAGGGCAAAGAGATATCTCCGGCGTTGACCCCAACCATTTCGACCACCTCAACGGCGTCATAA
- a CDS encoding protein aneA (transcript_id=CADANIAT00002009), translating to MDPFSAEGELINIHNAFHQGQYQSVIDFNTSSFSPENALPARILKLRAQVALGNTDDVLADIEGETEESPSLSAVKALAQFAAGNAEAATQLAQDLAENYPDDATVQVLGGTVLQNVGKSEEALALLGKHQGNLEAVALIVQIHLQQNRSDLALKEVQAAKRWAQDSLLVNLAESWVGMRVGGEKYQSAFYVYEELASVDSTSAPLSIIGQAVAEIHLGRLPEAEAAISAALERYPNEAGLIANSIVLNVLIGKPTEDLEKYASLELSGRMEFTNGLRYRRLQLVEPSHALLADIQEKSDFFDTAAAKYSAKVSS from the exons ATGGATCCATTCTCTGCAGAAGGCG AACTCATCAACATCCACAACGCCTTCCACCAAGGCCAATACCAATCCGTCATAGACTTCAACacatcctctttctcccctgAGAACGCCCTCCCCGCACGCATCCTTAAGCTCCGCGCCCAAGTTGCCCTTGGCAACACAGATGATGTCCTAGCCGACATTGAAGGCGAGACTGAGGAGTCGCCCAGTCTCAGCGCCGTCAAGGCCCTCGCGCAGTTCGCTGCCGGTAATGCCGAGGCCGCGACACAGCTAGCCCAAGATCTTGCGGAGAATTATCCCGACGATGCAACGGTGCAGGTTCTAGGGGGCACAGTGCTGCAGAATGTAGGGAAAAGTGAGGAGGCGTTGGCACTACTGGGAAAGCACCAGGGGAACTTAGAGGC AGTCGCGTTAATTGTTCAGATTCACCTCCAGCAAAACAGGTCTGATTTGGCACTAAAGGAGGTCCAGGCTGCGAAGCGGTGGGCGCAGGATTCCCTGCTGGTTAATCTTGCTGAGTCGTGGGTTGGAATGAGAGTT GGCGGCGAGAAGTATCAATCCGCTTTTTATGTCTACGAAGAACTCGCTTCAGTCGATAGCACTTCCGCACCGCTTTCGATCATTGGACAGGCTGTCGCAGAGATCCATCTCGGTCGGCTGccggaggctgaggctgcaaTATCTGCTGCTCTTGAGAGATACCCTAATGAGGCGGGGTTGATTGCGAACTCGATTGTTCTGAACGTGCTGATCGGGAAGCCAACAGAGGATTTGGAGAAGTATGCTTCACTCGAACTTTCCGGTCGTATGGAGTTTACTAACGGGCTTCGTTATAGGCGCCTTCAATTGGTTGAGCCATCGCATGCACTGCTGGCTGACATCCAAGAGAAGAGTGACTTTTtcgatactgctgctgctaaATACTCCGCCAAGGTTTCTTCATAG